The Leucoraja erinacea ecotype New England chromosome 22, Leri_hhj_1, whole genome shotgun sequence genome includes a region encoding these proteins:
- the fgl2a gene encoding fibrinogen-like 2a isoform X2 — MRATAAFFLVNFGLTLCADIPAEYNITTRFKNPTENNAGCSIKLKPTDCDEGELCGYQINIPPLTLKLPKETKLLEKTVKMVKSLTATVNMMKQRWLEEHRKKRTVPDQPIAKKKVGKENNKITALEEKVKVLTVSLQTARNQIDLLESHLEELKMDTVLHYITDELTSINNTVNTLNNKCYTTCELTAKPKDIKVLPQNCSSLYKQNIRKSGIYKYTDGLGKYFEVYCDMETEGGSWTVIQSRRDGSVDFNRTWADYKNGFGNLSTEFWLGNDKIHVLTKSKNMTLRIEIEDWAGVQNYAEYSQFSVADENDQYRLTIAGYSGTAGDAMHKGKNYNHDQQKFTTKDKDNDMYPSSNCGAYYSSGWWFDACISANLNGKYYKKFYKGIQNGIFWSTWYTTKTETLNGYRHALKTVRMLIRQKRIVP; from the exons ATGAGGGCTACTGCTGCATTCTTTCTCGTGAATTTTGGATTAACACTCTGTGCAGACATTCCTGCTGAATATAATATAACTACCAGATTCAAGAATCCAACAGAAAACAATGCAGGCTGTTCCATCAAGCTGAAGCCCACAGACTGTGATGAAGGTGAACTATGCGGTTATCAGATAAATATTCCACCATTAACCCTGAAGCTTCCTAAGGAGACAAAACTACTTGAAAAGACCGTCAAAATGGTTAAAAGTTTAACAGCAACGGTAAATATGATGAAGCAAAGGTGGCTGGAAGAACATCGGAAAAAGCGTACCGTTCCTGATCAAcctattgcaaaaaaaaaagttggaaaaGAAAATAACAAGATAACAGCATTGGAGGAGAAAGTAAAAGTACTGACAGTTTCATTACAGACTGCCAGAAACCAGATCGATTTGCTCGAGAGTCACTTGGAAGAGTTGAAAATGGATACTGTTTTGCATTACATTACTGATGAGCTTACAAGTATTAACAACACAGTGAATACATTGAACAATAAGTGTTACACGACTTGCGAACTTACAGCAAAACCTAAAG ATATAAAAGTATTGCCTCAAAATTGCTCAAGTCTTTACAAACAGAACATTCGGAAAAGTGGCATCTATAAATATACTGATggtttgggtaaatattttgagGTCTATTGTGATATGGAAACTGAAGGTGGCAGCTGGACAGTCATTCAGTCGCGCAGAGATGGTAGTGTCGATTTTAATCGCACCTGGGCAGATTACAAAAATGGTTTTGGGAACTTATCAACAGAATTTTGGCTTGGAAATGACAAAATACATGTTTTAACAAAATCCAAAAATATGACCTTAAGAATTGAAATTGAAGATTGGGCAGGGGTGCAAAATTATGCCGAATACAGTCAATTTTCTGTTGCAGACGAAAATGACCAATATCGTCTGACCATTGCTGGCTACTCTGGTACAGCAGGTGATGCAATGCACAAAGGTAAAAATTATAACCATGATCAACAAAAGTTTACCACCAAGGACAAAGATAATGACATGTACCCTTCAAGTAACTGTGGAGCCTATTATAGTTCTGGTTGGTGGTTTGATGCTTGCATATCAGCCAACCTTAATGGTAAATACTATAAGAAGTTCTATAAAGGGATCCAAAATGGAATTTTTTGGAGCACTTGGTACACGACAAAAACGGAAACTCTGAATGGCTATCGCCATGCTTTAAAAACAGTTAGAATGCTCATCAGGCAGAAAAGAATTGTACCATAA
- the fgl2a gene encoding fibrinogen-like 2a isoform X1, with product MRATAAFFLVNFGLTLCADIPAEYNITTRFKNPTENNAGCSIKLKPTDCDEGELCGYQINIPPLTLKLPKETKLLEKTVKMVKSLTATVNMMKQRWLEEHRKKRTVPDQPIAKKKVGKENNKITALEEKVKVLTVSLQTARNQIDLLESHLEELKMDTVLHYITDELTSINNTVNTLNNKCYTTCELTAKPKGMLNIKVLPQNCSSLYKQNIRKSGIYKYTDGLGKYFEVYCDMETEGGSWTVIQSRRDGSVDFNRTWADYKNGFGNLSTEFWLGNDKIHVLTKSKNMTLRIEIEDWAGVQNYAEYSQFSVADENDQYRLTIAGYSGTAGDAMHKGKNYNHDQQKFTTKDKDNDMYPSSNCGAYYSSGWWFDACISANLNGKYYKKFYKGIQNGIFWSTWYTTKTETLNGYRHALKTVRMLIRQKRIVP from the exons ATGAGGGCTACTGCTGCATTCTTTCTCGTGAATTTTGGATTAACACTCTGTGCAGACATTCCTGCTGAATATAATATAACTACCAGATTCAAGAATCCAACAGAAAACAATGCAGGCTGTTCCATCAAGCTGAAGCCCACAGACTGTGATGAAGGTGAACTATGCGGTTATCAGATAAATATTCCACCATTAACCCTGAAGCTTCCTAAGGAGACAAAACTACTTGAAAAGACCGTCAAAATGGTTAAAAGTTTAACAGCAACGGTAAATATGATGAAGCAAAGGTGGCTGGAAGAACATCGGAAAAAGCGTACCGTTCCTGATCAAcctattgcaaaaaaaaaagttggaaaaGAAAATAACAAGATAACAGCATTGGAGGAGAAAGTAAAAGTACTGACAGTTTCATTACAGACTGCCAGAAACCAGATCGATTTGCTCGAGAGTCACTTGGAAGAGTTGAAAATGGATACTGTTTTGCATTACATTACTGATGAGCTTACAAGTATTAACAACACAGTGAATACATTGAACAATAAGTGTTACACGACTTGCGAACTTACAGCAAAACCTAAAGGTATGTTAA ATATAAAAGTATTGCCTCAAAATTGCTCAAGTCTTTACAAACAGAACATTCGGAAAAGTGGCATCTATAAATATACTGATggtttgggtaaatattttgagGTCTATTGTGATATGGAAACTGAAGGTGGCAGCTGGACAGTCATTCAGTCGCGCAGAGATGGTAGTGTCGATTTTAATCGCACCTGGGCAGATTACAAAAATGGTTTTGGGAACTTATCAACAGAATTTTGGCTTGGAAATGACAAAATACATGTTTTAACAAAATCCAAAAATATGACCTTAAGAATTGAAATTGAAGATTGGGCAGGGGTGCAAAATTATGCCGAATACAGTCAATTTTCTGTTGCAGACGAAAATGACCAATATCGTCTGACCATTGCTGGCTACTCTGGTACAGCAGGTGATGCAATGCACAAAGGTAAAAATTATAACCATGATCAACAAAAGTTTACCACCAAGGACAAAGATAATGACATGTACCCTTCAAGTAACTGTGGAGCCTATTATAGTTCTGGTTGGTGGTTTGATGCTTGCATATCAGCCAACCTTAATGGTAAATACTATAAGAAGTTCTATAAAGGGATCCAAAATGGAATTTTTTGGAGCACTTGGTACACGACAAAAACGGAAACTCTGAATGGCTATCGCCATGCTTTAAAAACAGTTAGAATGCTCATCAGGCAGAAAAGAATTGTACCATAA